The following proteins are co-located in the Apium graveolens cultivar Ventura chromosome 5, ASM990537v1, whole genome shotgun sequence genome:
- the LOC141659451 gene encoding zeaxanthin epoxidase, chloroplastic-like isoform X1: protein MVLRRDIYDRDMINSWENGRRVTLLGDAAAYPMQPNLGQGGCMAIEDSYQLILELKKVDMRNSDEESQLKQISESLNRYQSKRMFRVKTVHKVSRLASETLYTYKLSLDFGLSKLSNIFGVQITNYAIDITRKLMQWCCQLFMIWMIAGYGNRRCKGAILLQIHQQIKTSKEYLRRCINMKRDRFIEPKEAQPLHFKNKPGKIPQRERDKCHVLWFLLCPRRMVV, encoded by the exons ATGGTTTTACGGAGAGATATATATGATAGGGACATGATTAATTCTTGGGAAAATGGGCGTCGTGTGACTTTGTTAGGTGATGCTGCTGCTTATCCGATGCAGCCAAATCTTGGCCAAGGTGGTTGTATGGCAATTGAG GATTCTTATCAACTAATTCTTGAACTTAAGAAAGTTGATATGAGGAATTCTGATGAAGAGAGCCAGCTAAAACAGATTTCTGAGTCACTTAATAG ATACCAGAGTAAACGAATGTTTCGAGTGAAGACAGTTCATAAAGTTAGCAGACTGGCATCTGAGACTCTGTATACATACAAACTTTCTCTTGATTTTGGTTTATCAAAACTATCT AATATATTTGGAGTGCAGATTACAAATTATGCAATTGACATAACACGTAAGTTGATGCAGTGGTGTTGCCAGCTGTTTATGATATGGATGATAGCAGGCTACGG AAACAGACGGTGCAAGGGGGCAATTCTTCTACAAATCCATCAACAGATCAAGACCAGCAAAGAATACCTGAGACGATGCATCAACATGAAGAGAGACAGATTCATAGAACCCAAGGAAGCTCAACCTCTACATTTCAAAAACAAACCAGGAAAAATACCCCAAAGAGAAAGAGATAAATGTCATGTTTTATGGTTTCTGTTGTGTCCAAGAAGAATGGTGGTGTAG
- the LOC141659451 gene encoding zeaxanthin epoxidase, chloroplastic-like isoform X3, whose protein sequence is MQPNLGQGGCMAIEDSYQLILELKKVDMRNSDEESQLKQISESLNRYQSKRMFRVKTVHKVSRLASETLYTYKLSLDFGLSKLSNIFGVQITNYAIDITRKLMQWCCQLFMIWMIAGYGNRRCKGAILLQIHQQIKTSKEYLRRCINMKRDRFIEPKEAQPLHFKNKPGKIPQRERDKCHVLWFLLCPRRMVV, encoded by the exons ATGCAGCCAAATCTTGGCCAAGGTGGTTGTATGGCAATTGAG GATTCTTATCAACTAATTCTTGAACTTAAGAAAGTTGATATGAGGAATTCTGATGAAGAGAGCCAGCTAAAACAGATTTCTGAGTCACTTAATAG ATACCAGAGTAAACGAATGTTTCGAGTGAAGACAGTTCATAAAGTTAGCAGACTGGCATCTGAGACTCTGTATACATACAAACTTTCTCTTGATTTTGGTTTATCAAAACTATCT AATATATTTGGAGTGCAGATTACAAATTATGCAATTGACATAACACGTAAGTTGATGCAGTGGTGTTGCCAGCTGTTTATGATATGGATGATAGCAGGCTACGG AAACAGACGGTGCAAGGGGGCAATTCTTCTACAAATCCATCAACAGATCAAGACCAGCAAAGAATACCTGAGACGATGCATCAACATGAAGAGAGACAGATTCATAGAACCCAAGGAAGCTCAACCTCTACATTTCAAAAACAAACCAGGAAAAATACCCCAAAGAGAAAGAGATAAATGTCATGTTTTATGGTTTCTGTTGTGTCCAAGAAGAATGGTGGTGTAG
- the LOC141659451 gene encoding zeaxanthin epoxidase, chloroplastic-like isoform X4: MVLRRDIYDRDMINSWENGRRVTLLGDAAAYPMQPNLGQGGCMAIEDSYQLILELKKVDMRNSDEESQLKQISESLNRYQSKRMFRVKTVHKVSRLASETLYTYKLSLDFGLSKLSNIFGVQITNYAIDITRKLMQWCCQLFMIWMIAVNIMFINHMRSQS, encoded by the exons ATGGTTTTACGGAGAGATATATATGATAGGGACATGATTAATTCTTGGGAAAATGGGCGTCGTGTGACTTTGTTAGGTGATGCTGCTGCTTATCCGATGCAGCCAAATCTTGGCCAAGGTGGTTGTATGGCAATTGAG GATTCTTATCAACTAATTCTTGAACTTAAGAAAGTTGATATGAGGAATTCTGATGAAGAGAGCCAGCTAAAACAGATTTCTGAGTCACTTAATAG ATACCAGAGTAAACGAATGTTTCGAGTGAAGACAGTTCATAAAGTTAGCAGACTGGCATCTGAGACTCTGTATACATACAAACTTTCTCTTGATTTTGGTTTATCAAAACTATCT AATATATTTGGAGTGCAGATTACAAATTATGCAATTGACATAACACGTAAGTTGATGCAGTGGTGTTGCCAGCTGTTTATGATATGGATGATAGCAG TCAACATCATGTTCATAAACCACATGAGAAGTCAGTCTTAA
- the LOC141659451 gene encoding zeaxanthin epoxidase, chloroplastic-like isoform X2, translating to MVLRRDIYDRDMINSWENGRRVTLLGDAAAYPMQPNLGQGGCMAIEDSYQLILELKKVDMRNSDEESQLKQISESLNRYQSKRMFRVKTVHKVSRLASETLYTYKLSLDFGLSKLSNIFGVQITNYAIDITRKLMQWCCQLFMIWMIAGYGMLTGRHTRVSTKTLHDTKNNSLLQPMWGLSSATTMWFIISHILQPNNFQCWKILICRIYVGRLKELN from the exons ATGGTTTTACGGAGAGATATATATGATAGGGACATGATTAATTCTTGGGAAAATGGGCGTCGTGTGACTTTGTTAGGTGATGCTGCTGCTTATCCGATGCAGCCAAATCTTGGCCAAGGTGGTTGTATGGCAATTGAG GATTCTTATCAACTAATTCTTGAACTTAAGAAAGTTGATATGAGGAATTCTGATGAAGAGAGCCAGCTAAAACAGATTTCTGAGTCACTTAATAG ATACCAGAGTAAACGAATGTTTCGAGTGAAGACAGTTCATAAAGTTAGCAGACTGGCATCTGAGACTCTGTATACATACAAACTTTCTCTTGATTTTGGTTTATCAAAACTATCT AATATATTTGGAGTGCAGATTACAAATTATGCAATTGACATAACACGTAAGTTGATGCAGTGGTGTTGCCAGCTGTTTATGATATGGATGATAGCAGGCTACGG GATGTTGACTGGACGCCATACAAGAGTCTCCACAAAGACCCTGCACGATACAAAGAACAACAGCTTGTTGCAACCTATGTGGGGGCTATCATCTGCAACAACTATGTGGTTTATCATAAGCCACATCTTGCAGCCGAACAATTTCCAgtgttggaagattttgatttGCAGAATCTATGTTGGCAGGCTAAAGGAATTGAACTGA